The Chanos chanos chromosome 16, fChaCha1.1, whole genome shotgun sequence genome has a window encoding:
- the LOC115829283 gene encoding interferon-induced very large GTPase 1-like: MEINRFSLQLKKPQTETELVNIFLQELLTMDYRARYTVVREQIAQMDQTKISTENEYEEERDEGDFDALIYGETVVNDEKEEKSHIHPMDVQMAVFHCADRFLQQFMVTKLSQCQYALPLLVPNPFTQQIEFPLWTFRQIKKSWRSTDKSGKVTSKTEPICKAETPMVFFLRLGSVSSSKSQLMNSLINEKHNTFFHRHCPGSSKTRHLMDGVVEIAWYCPSGKDADHFTDCVAFCNLHGDAVTNEKQVEILSENATVNVVLHCSLNENGQSLLQRLFHSPTPLICLLSEENSPLKRIRTGKYRLGLKDRNHADVSAELRRAIRECLSISPRTFKLEELVKNTQITVDEESGSCKKGKEAALQIMNLLKGEDLTAIKQKHLPCQGKLWHDWCQKNKELHQLQGTNVEATKSNTQEQMRQVREQQRASGFSELLNLFVGSLQSLLANEKRFFLKWVGILLDDLTSDKLSHLRLQYDEQWSVVLKFKKKHVKLEQLNIEQNKLESISDNLKAATCGVEHIIREMGQIYEAWASDKNTKTDRNDKNLSSLPDLAAELMISGHPMELMDGDAAHVPLIWVTAVLDEVIKRLGEQRVFVLSVLGLQSTGKSTMLNAMFGLQFAVSAGRCTRGAFMQLVRVTEEMMAELKFDYILVVDTEGLRALELSGRATRHHDRELATFVVGLGNMTLINIFGENPAEMQDILQIVVQAFLRMKKVRLSPSCMFVHQNVGDITAEERNMEGKRRLREKLDEMTKLAAKEEVCDVECFSNVISFDVQTDVKYFAQLWEGSPPMAPPNPSYSENIQDLKRHILSQSSKSSGMTLSQFKTTICDLWNALLNENFVFSFKNTLEIAVYRKLETQYGKWTWSLRSAMLSIENKLQNRIANGKLFKAEETELVASMRQTKEEVENSMKQYFEGDRDTEILTQWRGGFETKSNDFYNALVKKTKRQLDELISQKKACEMREEKKLQYESKLFEQIKELMLNLESKTHDDEVLRQKFDEVWSKCFTDLEKNTVWKDVKRNLSKSHKSNLVHEQEKKGDYKNFSNLPDYSEYVIMKPLFEEDQNAQEAEKKTTQTEQRSSEHSALTDEDQVRIKTFIKDTIQQTEKFIEEELSAKAKYESNYIRHLTDLVKDRVKALKLQRYEVKEEFTVNLSLCVCHIAADTFKEFNKVFEDSNDQKLQYYSMFKSFCKGATSTAVFGGFICSKLEHSILQAVYEKAAIDLAAEIKSGAAAFNGNRSKLERHILRSLAEEESLESFMMYINKPEKHFKQFITDEVNKYILQKNNQTVLGIIIGNLKLKQQCIISAVHSATQEVKNNSGDANKWLKSFSDRLKDELRFTEKSGFDLTDVTDFDTLEEVIIEGLDNIISKLEKNFRESPLKMEKFRERPDEILIKHFCRCCWVQCPFCKAVCTNTIEGHDGDHSVPFHRPVGINQSSESDERHARGSVRFCTTLVASDDTFQPSQESDKTVPYKQYRTAGLKYASWSITPDLSEQPYWQWFLCQFQTTLEERYSLKFQGPSEIPSQWRKYTKEDAIRSLYETDFTECCTVASDQQDNVEDHSVSVRL, encoded by the exons ATGGAAATAAACAGATTCTCACTGCAGTTAAAGAAAccgcagacagagacagagctggtTAATATATTCCTACAGGAACTGCTGACAATGGACTACAGGGCAAGATACACGGTCGTCAGAGAACAAATCGCTCAAATGgatcaaacaaaaataagcaCAGAGAATGAgtatgaggaagagagagatgaaggtgACTTTGATGCTCTAATTTATGGGGAGACTGTGGTAAatgatgaaaaagaggaaaaatcccATATCCACCCCATGGATGTTCAGATGGCAGTGTTTCACTGTGCTGACAGGTTCCTCCAGCAGTTCATGGTGACTAAactgtcacagtgtcagtaTGCCCTGCCTCTGCTTGTGCCCAATCCCTTCACCCAACAGATTGAGTTTCCTCTGTGGACATTCCGCCAGATCAAGAAGAGCTGGAGGTCCACTGATAAATCTGGTAAAGTCACCAGCAAAACTGAGCCAATCTGCAAGGCAGAAACACCAATGGTGTTCTTCCTCAGGCTTGGCTCTGTTTCTTCATCCAAGTCTCaactgatgaacagtctgataaatgaaaaacacaacacattctttcACAGGCACTGCCCTGGCAGCAGTAAGACACGTCATCTGATGGATGGAGTTGTTGAGATTGCCTGGTATTGTCCCTCTGGAAAAGACGCTGATCATTTTACTGACTGTGTTGCATTCTGTAATCTCCATGGTGACGCAGTaacaaatgagaaacaggtggaGATTCTGTCTGAAAATGCCACAGTGAATGTTGTCCTACACTGTAGTCTGAATGAAAATGGACAAAGTTTACTACAGAGGCTCTTCCACTCCCCCACACCCCTTATTTGCCTTCTCAGTGAAGAGAACTCCCCTCTAAAGAGGATTCGAACAGGAAAGTACAGACTGGGACTGAAAGATAGAAACCACGCTGATGTGTCTGCAGAACTAAGAAGAGCCATCAGAGAGTGTCTGTCAATCTCACCTCGCACTTTTAAACTGGAGGAAttggttaaaaacacacagatcacagtagATGAAGAGAGTGGATCCTGTAAGAAAGGGAAAGAAGCTGCACTCCAGATAATGAACCTGCTGAAGGGAGAGGATCTGACcgcaataaaacagaaacatctgCCTTGTCAGGGTAAATTGTGGCATGACTGGTGTCAGAAGAACAAAGAACTACATCAGCTTCAGGGAACAAACGTAGAGGCTACCAAGAGTAACACACAAGAACAAATGAGACAAGTAAGAGAGCAGCAGAGGGCCTCTGGCTTCAGTGAGCTTTTGAATCTGTTTGTCGGAAGTTTGCAGTCCTTGCTGGCTAATGAGAAAAGATTCTTTCTGAAATGGGTGGGGATCCTATTGGATGATCTGACCTCAGACAAACTTTCACATCTACGTCTCCAGTATGATGAACAATGGTCTGTCgttttgaagtttaaaaaaaagcatgttaaaTTGGAGCAGTTGAATATTGAGCAAAACAAGCTGGAAAGCATCTCAGATAATCTGAAGGCAGCAACATGTGGTGTAGAACACATCATAAGGGAAATGGGTCAGATCTATGAGGCCTGGGCATCTGacaagaacacaaaaacagacaggaatgATAAAAACTTATCTTCCCTTCCTGATTTAGCTGCAGAACTCATGATATCTGGACACCCAATGGAGCTGATGGATGGTGATGCTGCTCATGTTCCTTTAATCTGGGTTACTGCTGTTCTAGATGAGGTCATCAAGAGACTGGGAGAACAGAGGGTCTTTGTGCTGTCAGTTTTGGGTCTTCAGAGCACTGGGAAATCCACAATGCTGAATGCCATGTTTGGACTCCAGTTTGCAGTCAGTGCTGGCAGGTGCACCAGAGGAGCTTTCATGCAGCTGGTCAGAGTCACAGAGGAGATGATGGCAGAACTGAAATTTGACTACATTCTAGTTGTTGATACTGAAGGACTTAGAGCTCTGGAGCTTTCAGGCAGGGCAACCCGGCACCACGATCGTGAACTGGCCACTTTTGTGGTTGGTCTTGGAAACATGACATTGATCAATATCTTTGGAGAGAACCCTGCTGAGATGCAGGACATCCTTCAGATTGTTGTTCAGGCCTTCCTGAGGATGAAGAAGGTCAGACTGTCTCCCAGCTGTATGTTTGTCCATCAGAATGTTGGAGACATCACAGCtgaagagagaaacatggaGGGAAAGAGACGCCTACGAGAGAAACTGGATGAGATGACAAAGTTAGCTGCTAAAGAAGAAGTCTGTGATGTAGAGTGTTTCAGTAATGTCATTTCCTTTGATGTACAGACAGATGTGAAATACTTTGCTCAGCTCTGGGAGGGCAGCCCACCCATGGCTCCACCAAACCCATCTTACAGTGAAAACATTCAGGATCTAAAGAGACACATTTTATCCCAAAGTTCAAAATCCTCTGGCATGACACTCTCACAGTTCAAAACAACTATTTGTGATCTGTGGAACGCATTACTGAATGagaattttgttttcagtttcaaaaacacCCTGGAGATTGCTGTGTACAGGAAATTGGAAACTCAGTATGGGAAATGGACCTGGAGTCTCAGGAGTGCCATGCTTAGCATTGAGAACAAACTACAGAACAGAATCGCCAATGGAAAACTTTTCAAGGCTGAGGAAACAGAACTTGTGGCAAGCATGAGACAAACTAAAGAGGAAGTGGAAAATTCAATGAAGCAGTATtttgaaggagacagagatacagaaatTTTGACTCAGTGGAGAGGGGGATTTGAAACCAAATCTAACGACTTTTATAATGCgcttgtgaaaaaaacaaaaagacaactgGATGAACTCATAAGTCAGAAAAAAGCCTGtgagatgagagaagagaaaaagttGCAATATGAGAGCAAACTCTTCGAACAGATTAAAGAGCTCATGCTAAATCTGGAAAGCAAAACACATGATGACGAAGTTCTTAGGCAGAAATTTGATGAGGTCTGGAGCAAGTGTTTCACTGATTTGGAGAAAAATACAGTGTGGAAGGATGTGAAACGTAACTTATCTAAAAGCCATAAATCAAATCTGGTCCATGAGCAGGAAAAGAAGGGTGATTACAAAAACTTTTCAAATTTACCAGATTATTCTGAGTATGTTATTATGAAGCCTCTTTTTGAAGAGGATCAAAACGCAcaagaggcagagaagaaaacaacacagacagaacagagatcT TCTGAACACAGTGCTTTAACAGATGAAGATCAGGTCAGAATAAAGACTTTTATCAAAGATACCAtccaacaaacagaaaaatttaTAGAGGAGGAACTCAGTGCAAAAGCAAAGTATGAATCCAATTATATTCGGCATCTTACAGACTTAGTCAAAGATAGAGTGAAGGCACTGAAGTTACAGAGATATGAGGTCAAGGAAGAGTTCACAGTGAatctttcactctgtgtgtgtcacattgCAGCTGATACATTTAAAGAGTTCAACAAGGTATTCGAGGATTCAAATGATCAGAAACTCCAGTACTACAGCATGTTCAAGAGCTTTTGCAAGGGTGCAACGTCTACTGCTGTGTTTGGTGGATTCATCTGCAGCAAATTAGAACACTCCATCCTACAGGCAGTTTATGAGAAAGCTGCAATTGATTTGGCTGCAGAAATTAAATCTGGTGCTGCAGCATTTAATGGGAACAGATCAAAACTGGAGAGACATATTCTGAGATCACTGGCAGAAGAAGAGAGCCTTGAGAGTTTCATGATGTACATTAACAAACCAgagaaacacttcaaacagttCATCACAGATGAGGTCAACAAATACATTCTccaaaaaaataatcaaactgTCCTTGGCATCATTATAGGCAatctcaaactcaaacagcaGTGTATAATCAGTGCAGTACATTCAGCAACACAGGAGGTGAAAAACAACAGTGGGGATGCCAATAAGTGGCTGAAGAGTTTCTCTGACAGACTGAAGGATGAACTGAGATTTACAGAAAAGTCTGGTTTTGACCTCACAGATGTTACTGACTTTGACACTCTTGAAGAAGTGATAATAGAGGGCCTTGATAACATCATAAGCAAATTGGAGAAGAATTTTAGAGAGTCTCCTCTCAAAATGGAGAAGTTCAGGGAGAGACCTGATGAGATTCTGATCAAACACTTCTGTCGGTGCTGCTGGGTGCAGTGTCCCTTCTGTAAAGCCGTCTGTACCAACACCATAGAGGGACATGATGGGGATCATAGTGTCCCTTTCCATCGTCCAGTGGGAATAAATCAATCTTCAGAATCAGATGAGAGGCATGCCAGAGGTTCAGTTAGATTTTGCACAACTCTAGTAGCAAGTGACGATACTTTCCAGCCATCACAAGAATCAGACAAGACAGTCCCATATAAACAATACAGAACAGCAGGTTTAAAATACGCCAGCTGGAGCATCACCCCGGACCTCTCTGAGCAACCGTACTGGCAGTGGTTTCTGTGCCAGTTTCAGACCACACTGGAAGAACGTTACAGCCTTAAATTCCAGGGGCCCTCAGAGATTCCTAGTCAGTGGAGGAAGTACACAAAAGAGGATGCCATTCGGAGCTTGTATGAAACTGATTTTACAGAATGTTGCACTGTGGCATCAGATCAACAAGACAATGTAGAGGACCACTCTGTGTCAGTACGTCTCTGA
- the LOC115829284 gene encoding interferon-induced very large GTPase 1-like, with the protein MAVKMNDGRSAQPTWRASPQGDRPYMCVLRIVLLGKSVLENRRVGNFILGKAAFDVKATTALVEQHSEKVRGHVQGRPITVINTPDLFHPQLSHHQLSVAVKECVSLSAPGPHVFILVLQPDNFTEEDRHHVTAIMNKFGTETMNYTIVLTIGKSPIHARAWDMNKSGPVQAIIRSCSMRHHIFINLYGFDRHQVLQLIEKIDQMLEENGGHYFSYLQRCDFTVALIGSNAAVKYGGENILLGEEELYLDQSDLRQITPRTREVSGRHVSMINMLGLHELPQQSTDTHISHLLTTKIHVFLYVLPLGLLTDEDKMGLDWLQRTFGEKSLDFVMILFTYETEDQCDSVIDDLKKNSVLEQIVQKCGGRYYTCDKRLNHQSEMRTLLEKINSLVSENKGNYTIEMFQKELKKRQQMKLNSQNQKVHLEVRTTSGARREKDNEEDKTSEIEDLMNRLHLKKHLQHKLTTADVMEINRFSLKLKDPQTETELVNIFLQELLTMNYRARYTVVREQIAQMDQTKLSTENEYEEERDEGDFDALIYGETVVNDEKEEKSHIHPMDVQMAVFHCADRFLQQFMVTKLSQCQYALPLLVPNPFRQQIEFPLWTFRQIKKSWKSTDISGKVTSKTEPVYIVEAPMVSFFRFGSLSSSKSQLMNSLINEKHNTFFHRHCPGSSKTRLLMDGVVEIAWYCPSGKDTDHFKDCVALCNLRGDAVTNEKQVEILTKNATVNVTLSTSLDKDTKVKSLVQKLFNSPTPLICLLSEENSPLKRIRTGKYRLGLKDRNHADVSAELRRAIRECLSISPRTFKLEELVKNTQITVDEESGDCKRGKEAALQVMNLLKGEELSTIKQTYLPCQGELWHDWCQKNKELHRLQGTNVEATKSNTQEQMRQVREQQRASGFSELLKLFVGSLQSLLANEKRFFLKWFRILLDDLISDKLSHLRHHSEQAQLEIISSELNAATCGVEHIFREMGQIYEAWASVKNTKTDRNDKNISSLPDLAAELMISGHPMELMDGDAAHVPLIWVTAVLDEVIKRLGEQRVFVLSVLGLQSTGKSTMLNAMFGLQFAVSAGRCTRGAFMQLVRVTEEMKKDLKFDYILVVDTEGLRALELAGRSTQHHDNELATFVVGLGNMTLINIFGENPAEMQDILQIVVQAFLRMKKVRLSPSCVFVHQNVGDITAGDKTMEGRRCLQEKLDQMTKLAAKEEVCDVGYFNDVISFDVQTDVKYFDQLWEGSPPMAPPNPSYSENVQNLKKTILSQASRSNGVTLTHFKTRIQNLWEALLNENFVFSFKNTHEISVYRKLEEEHGKWAWSLRSAMLKVEDKLHTRIKNKNINQVLEEDLAGEMAETFQAVEHSMNQYFEEDFEKDILIQWRKKFEEKTRVLHTELLREAKRKMDDIINQREAHKKLDEKKTLYEGKLLEKSKELALKFKHKANDENELKREFDLVWRTWVSELTKDTPPIQDIDISKDVTQILTDISDWTYMQESKRNENYKTIQSVSDFSDYVTMIKKHKLSVWTNRLNPDDQHSIREFVGKIIDLTNDFAKTKPVAEMGYNSSYIREIVHIVKSHIKERNSKSTKYLLNKEFTVDLSLFVCESVSNIFGELHKVFREANDPFIYLEKRKPEFYSIFQKYCQGATSTAVFGSLICSGLRGPILQSVYNKTATDLAGEIKVNVPAFSGNRSNMEKHILRSLAEEENFDKYMMYIEDPRQHFEHFIKDGVSGYISRDNPKALTMIKGHIKHKQQCIITAAQTATAQVKRKKGDANMWLTSFSDSFSAEVIYSTYHLSGQNCQDITDFDLLEEVVKREINTVIEELNSSFTRLSDLKMNMFRRRPDEILIKHFCQCCWVQCPFCKAVCTNTIEGHTEDHSVPFHRPVGINGNYYANTSDIFIDFCTTAVASNREFHTSPESNEEFLFKKYRDAGPPYSDWSITPDFSDLPYWKWFICRFQADLEKCFNLNFRGKGEIPSEWRNCTKEEAIESLKKYI; encoded by the exons ATGGCCGTGA aaatGAATGATGGCCGCTCAGCACAGCCAACATGGAGAGCTAGCCCTCAGGGTGATCGCCCATACA TGTGTGTCCTGAGGATTGTGTTGCTGGGGAAAAGTGTGTTGGAAAATAGAAGAGTGGGAAACTTCATCCTGGGAAAAGCTGCATTTGATGTAAAAGCCACTACAGCACTGGTTGAACAGCACAGTGAAAAAGTCAGAGGACATGTGCAGGGACGACCCATCACAGTCATCAACACTCCTGACTTGTTTCATCCTCAACTCTCACATCATCAGCTCTCAGTggcagtgaaagagtgtgtgtccctgtctgCTCCAGGACCTCATGTATTTATACTGGTGCTACAGCCTGACAACttcacagaggaggacagacacCATGTGACAGCCATAATGAACAAATTCGGTACTGAAACAATGAACTACACCATTGTGCTGACTATAGGAAAAAGTCCAATACATGCCAGAGCATGGGATATGAATAAGAGTGGCCCAGTTCAGGCAATCATCAGATCCTGCAGCATGAGACATCACATATTCATCAACCTTTACGGATTTGACCGGCATCAGGTCCTACAGCTCATAGAGAAGATAGACCAGATGCTGGAGGAGAATGGTGGCCATTATTTTTCCT ATCTGCAGCGCTGTGATTTCACAGTGGCACTGATTGGGAGTAATGCTGCTGTCAAGTATGGAGGAGAAAACATTCTACTGGGCGAAGAGGAACTTTATCTGGACCAGTCTGATCTCAGACAGATCACACCCAGAACTAGAGAGGTGTCTGGACGCCATGTGTCAATGATCAACATGCTAGGGCTGCATGAACTTCCCCAGCAGTCGACTGACACTCACATCAGCCACTTACTGACCACGAAAATCCATGTCTTCCTCTATGTCTTACCCTTAGGCCTGCTCACAGATGAGGATAAGATGGGCCTGGACTGGCTACAGAGAACATTTGGTGAAAAGTCTCTGGACTTTGTGATGATCCTCTTCACCTATGAGACTGAAGATCAGTGTGACTCAGTCATAGATGATCTGAAGAAAAACAGTGTTCTGGAGCAGATAGTTCAGAAATGTGGAGGCAGATATTACACCTGTGATAAGAGACTAAACCACCAATCAGAGATGAGAACACTGCTGGAGAAGATTAACAGTCTAGTCTCTGAAAACAAAGGCAATTATACGATTGAGATGTTTCAAAAGGAGctgaaaaaaaggcaacagaTGAAACTAAACAGTCAGAACCAGAAAGTACATTTGGAGGTCAGGACCACCTCAG GGGcaagaagagagaaggacaatGAAGAGGACAAAACGTCAGAAATAGAGGATCTCATGAACAGGCTTCATCTTAAGAAACATCTTCAACATAAACTGACCACTGCAGATGTTATGGAAATAAACAGATTCTCACTGAAGTTAAAGGatccacagacagagacagagctggtTAATATATTCCTACAGGAACTGCTGACAATGAACTACAGGGCAAGATACACGGTCGTCAGAGAACAAATCGCTCAAATGGATCAAACAAAACTAAGCACAGAGAATGAgtatgaggaagagagagatgaaggtgACTTTGATGCTCTAATTTATGGGGAGACTGTGGTAAatgatgaaaaagaggaaaaatcccATATCCACCCCATGGATGTTCAGATGGCAGTGTTTCACTGTGCTGACAGGTTCCTCCAGCAGTTCATGGTGACTAAactgtcacagtgtcagtaTGCCCTGCCTCTGCTTGTGCCCAATCCCTTCAGACAACAGATTGAGTTTCCTCTGTGGACATTTCGCCAGATCAAGAAGAGCTGGAAGTCCACTGATATTTCTGGTAAAGTCACCAGCAAAACTGAGCCAGTCTACATAGTAGAAGCCCCAATGGTGTCATTCTTCAGGTTTGGCTCTTTATCTTCATCCAAATCTCaactgatgaacagtctgataaatgaaaaacacaacacattctttcACAGGCACTGCCCTGGCAGCAGTAAGACACGCCTTCTGATGGATGGAGTTGTTGAGATTGCCTGGTATTGTCCCTCTGGAAAAGACACTGATCATTTTAAAGACTGTGTTGCATTATGTAATCTCCGTGGAGATGCAGTaacaaatgagaaacaggtggaGATCCTGACCAAAAATGCCACAGTGAATGTCACCCTCTCAACCAGTCTTGATAAAGacacaaaagtaaaaagttTAGTTCAAAAACTCTTCAACTCCCCCACACCCCTTATTTGCCTTCTCAGTGAAGAGAACTCCCCTCTAAAGAGGATTCGAACAGGAAAGTACAGACTGGGACTGAAAGATAGAAACCACGCTGATGTGTCTGCAGAACTAAGAAGAGCCATCAGAGAGTGTCTGTCAATCTCACCTCGCACTTTTAAACTGGAGGAAttggttaaaaacacacagatcacagtagATGAAGAGAGTGGAGACTgtaagagagggaaggaagcTGCACTCCAGGTAATGAACCTACTGAAGGGAGAGGAACTGTCcacaataaaacagacatatctGCCCTGTCAGGGTGAACTGTGGCATGACTGGTGTCAGAAGAACAAAGAACTACATCGACTTCAGGGAACAAACGTAGAGGCCACCAAGAGTAACACACAAGAGCAAATGAGACAAGTAAGAGAGCAGCAGAGGGCCTCTGGCTTCAGTGAGCTTTTGAAACTATTTGTCGGAAGTTTGCAGTCCTTGCTGGCTAATGAGAAAAGATTCTTTCTGAAATGGTTCAGGATCCTGTTGGATGATCTGATCTCAGACAAACTTTCACATCTACGTCATCA CTCTGAACAAGCACAGCTTGAAATCATTTCCAGTGAACTTAATGCAGCAACATGTGGTGTTGAACACATCTTTAGAGAAATGGGTCAGATCTATGAGGCCTGGGCATCcgtcaaaaacacaaaaacagacaggaatgATAAAAACATATCTTCCCTTCCTGATTTAGCTGCAGAACTCATGATATCTGGACACCCAATGGAGCTGATGGATGGTGATGCTGCTCATGTTCCTTTAATCTGGGTCACTGCTGTTCTAGATGAGGTCATCAAGAGACTGGGAGAACAGAGAGTCTTTGTGCTGTCAGTTTTAGGTCTCCAGAGCACTGGGAAATCCACAATGCTGAATGCCATGTTTGGACTCCAGTTTGCAGTCAGTGCTGGCAGGTGCACCAGAGGAGCTTTCATGCAGCTGGTCAGAgtcacagaggagatgaagaaagacCTGAAATTTGACTATATTCTAGTTGTTGATACTGAGGGACTTAGAGCTCTGGAACTGGCTGGGAGATCAACACAACACCATGACAATGAACTGGCCACATTTGTTGTTGGTCTTGGAAATATGACATTGATCAATATCTTTGGAGAGAACCCTGCTGAGATGCAGGACATCCTTCAGATTGTTGTTCAGGCCTTCCTGAGGATGAAGAAGGTCAGACTGTCtcccagctgtgtgtttgttcatcagAATGTTGGAGACATCACAGCTGGAGATAAAACCATGGAAGGAAGGAGATGTctacaggagaaactggaccAGATGACGAAGTTAGCTGCTAAAGAAGAAGTCTGTGATGTAGGATATTTTAATGATGTAATTTCCTTTGATGTACAGACAGATGTGAAGTACTTTGATCAGCTGTGGGAAGGTAGCCCACCCATGGCTCCACCAAACCCATCTTACAGTGAGAATGTGCAGAACCTGAAGAAAACTATTCTCTCCCAGGCCTCCCGCTCAAATGGTGTTACATtaactcattttaaaacacgTATCCAAAATCTGTGGGAGGCACTGCTGAatgaaaattttgtttttagtttcaaaaacacacatgaaatttCTGTGTACAGGAAACTAGAGGAAGAACATGGGAAATGGGCCTGGAGTCTCAGGAGTGCCATGTTGAAAGTGGAAGACAAACTGCACActagaataaaaaacaaaaatataaatcaagTCCTGGAGGAAGACCTTGCGGGTGAAATGGCAGAGACATTTCAGGCAGTAGAACACTCAATGAATCAGTATTTTGAAGAGGATTTTGAAAAGGACATTTTGATTCAGTGGAGGAagaaatttgaagaaaaaaccAGAGTGCTACATACAGAGCTATTgagagaggcaaaaagaaagatGGATGATATAATCAATCAGAGAGAAGCTCACAAAAAACTGGATGAGAAGAAGACTCTGTATGAGGGGAAACTGTTAGAAAAGAGCAAAGAGCTGGCATTAAAATTTAAACACAAGGCCAATGATGAGAATGAACTAAAGAGAGAATTTGACTTAGTGTGGAGAACGTGGGTTTCAGAGTTGACTAAAGACACTCCCCCAATCCAAGACATTGACATATCAAAGGATGTGACGCAAATCCTCACTGATATCAGTGACTGGACTTATATgcaagaaagcaagagaaatgaaaactaCAAAACTATACAATCTGTGAGTGACTTTTCCGACTATGTAACCATGATCAAAAAGCATAAATTGTCAGTTTGGACGAACAGATTAAATCCAGATGACCAACATTCCATAAGGGAGTTTGTCGGCAAAATCATTGATCTTACAAATGACTTTGCAAAGACAAAACCAGTTGCAGAGATGGGCTACAATTCGAGCTACATTCGAGAGATAGTACACATTGTCAAGAGCCACATCAAGGAGCGAAACTCAAAGtcaacaaaatatttattaaataagGAGTTCACTGTGgatctctcactctttgtgtgtgaaagtgtcagTAACATATTTGGTGAGCTCCACAAGGTCTTCAGAGAGGCAAATGACCCATTTATTTATCTAGAAAAGAGGAAACCAGAGTTCTACAGTATCTTCCAGAAGTACTGTCAAGGAGCAACATCTACAGCAGTTTTTGGCAGTTTAATCTGTAGTGGACTGAGAGGTCCAATCCTGCAGAGTGTGTACAATAAGACTGCCACTGATTTAGCTGGAGAAATCAAGGTTAATGTCCCAGCATTCAGTGGGAACCGGTCTAACATGGAGAAACACATTCTGAGGTCGCTTGCTGAAGAAGAGAACTTTGACAAATACATGATGTACATTGAGGACCCAAGGCAACACTTTGAGCATTTCATTAAAGATGGAGTTAGTGGCTACATCAGTAGGGATAATCCCAAAGCCCTCACCATGATTAAAGGccacattaaacacaaacagcaatgcATAATCACTGCAGCACAGACAGCAACAGCTCAAGTCAAACGGAAGAAAGGAGATGCCAACATGTGGCTGACGAGTTTTTCAGACAGTTTCTCTGCTGAGGTTATATACAGTACTTATCACCTCAGTGGTCAGAACTGTCAGGACATCACTGACTTTGACCttctggaggaggtggtgaaaAGAGAAATCAACACAGTGATTGAAGAGCTGAACAGCAGCTTCACCCGTCTGTCTGATCTCAAAATGAACATGTTCAGGAGGAGGCCTGATGAGATTCTGATCAAACACTTCTGTCAGTGCTGCTGGGTGCAGTGTCCCTTCTGTAAAGCCGTCTGTACCAACACTATAGAGggacacacagaggatcacagtGTCCCTTTCCATCGCCCAGTTGGAATAAATGGGAATTATTATGCGAACACATCTGATATTTTCATTGACTTTTGCACAACTGCAGTAGCAAGTAATCGGGAGTTCCACACATCACCTGAGTCAAATGAAgaatttcttttcaaaaaataCAGAGATGCAGGTCCACCATACTCTGACTGGAGCATCACCCCTGACTTCTCTGACCTGCCATATTGGAAGTGGTTTATTTGTCGGTTCCAGGCTGATCTGGAAAAGTGCTTTAACCTCAATTTCCGGGGGAAAGGGGAGATTCCTAGTGAATGGAGGAACTGCACAAAAGAGGAGGCCATTGAGAGTTTAAAGAAGTACATCTAA